One window of the Bos mutus isolate GX-2022 chromosome X, NWIPB_WYAK_1.1, whole genome shotgun sequence genome contains the following:
- the TENT5D gene encoding terminal nucleotidyltransferase 5D: MSEIRFSNLTWDQVITLDKVLDEVIPVHGRGNFPTLAVKPKDIIHVVKDQLIEQGIIVKDTRLNGSTASYILASHSGISYKDLDVIFGVELPSDQEFQVVKDVVLGCLFDFLPKGVKKDKITLNTMKEAYVQKMVKVCNKHDRWSLISLSNNTGKNVELKFVNSLRRQFEFSVDSFQIVLDPMLDFYTDKNGNLTNECYPVVVAESMYGDFQEAMTHLQYKLISTRKPEEIRGGGLLKYSNLLVRDFKPACEAEIKTLERYMCSRFFIDFPDVAEQQKKIESYLRNHFIGEEKSKYDYLMTLHGVVNQSTVCLMGLERRQTLNMIALMALKVLGEQNILPNTDNVTCFYQPAPYFVAEGGYPTYYVTSGPPPIFFQPYHPLHFHVPNGMI, from the coding sequence ATGTCTGAAATCAGATTCAGCAATCTCACTTGGGATCAAGTTATAACACTGGATAAAGTGTTAGATGAAGTAATTCCAGTTCATGGAAGGGGAAATTTCCCCACATTGGCAGTAAAACCAAAAGATATTATTCATGTTGTGAAAGATCAACTGATAGAGCAAGGAATTATTGTTAAAGATACTCGATTGAATGGTTCCACAGCAAGTTACATACTTGCAAGCCACAGTGGAATCAGCTATAAGGATCTGGATGTCATTTTTGGTGTTGAACTACCAAGTGATCAAGAATTTCAGGTTGTTAAGGATGTAGTTCTAGGTTGTCTATTCGACTTTTTACCAAAAGGTGTAAAAAAGGATAAGATCACCCTGAATACCATGAAAGAGGCTTATGTGCAGAAGATGGTTAAAGTTTGCAATAAGCATGATCGTTGGAGTCTCATCTCTCTGTCAAATAACACTGGGAAGAATGTCGAGCTAAAATTTGTTAATTCACTCAGACGACAATTTGAATTTAGTGTAGATTCCTTTCAAATTGTCTTGGATCCCATGTTAGATTTCTATACTGACAAAAATGGTAACCTAACCAATGAATGCTATCCTGTTGTGGTAGCTGAAAGCATGTATGGAGATTTCCAAGAAGCAATGACACATTTACAGTACAAGCTTATATCTACCAGAAAACCTGAAGAAATTAGAGGTGGTGGCCTTCTGAAATACAGCAACTTGCTGGTTCGTGACTTTAAACCAGCTTGTGAAGCAGAAATCAAGACCCTGGAACGTTATATGTGTTCTAGATTCTTCATTGATTTTCCTGATGTAGCAGAACAGCAAAAGAAGATTGAATCATACCTCCGCAACCATTTCATAGGTGAAGAAAAGAGCAAGTATGACTACCTCATGACCTTGCATGGAGTCGTGAATCAGAGCACGGTTTGCCTCATGGGACTTGAAAGAAGGCAGACCCTCAATATGATTGCCCTTATGGCTTTAAAAGTACTTGGAGAACAGAATATCCTACCTAATACAGACAACGTAACTTGCTTTTATCAGCCTGCTCCATACTTTGTTGCTGAAGGAGGATACCCTACTTATTATGTAACATCTGGACCACCACCTATATTCTTTCAGCCATACCACCCACTGCACTTTCATGTGCCAAATGGTatgatttaa